TAAGTTTACTCAGAAATTTATTGATGAAATTGAAACCAAAATACGAGAAAAAATAACAGAAGAAATGCAAGAAAAAATGAATGAACGAATAGAAACTATAAAAGAACAATTGGTTGATAAATATGAAGGCAAAAGAAAAATTATTTTCAAAAATAAACAATAAAATAAAAACCTCTCAATTTGAGAGGTTTTATTTTATTTATTTTCTTTTCTTTTCATTAATTTATTAAATATATAACTTGCGAATATTTCTGGTTCATAATTATTTTCTAACCATTCTTCAATATACGTTATAGAACAATCAATATCTGGATCATGTTCTTCCATAAATTTATTATAAAGTTCTTCGCCTTTTTCATAATATTGTTGTTCTTTGTCAATTTCTTGTCGTTTATGCATCAAAAACTCTTCTTCTGATTGTTCATATCTTTCATTAACAAAATTATCAAAACTCAAAATGAATTTTTCTTCAGTTAAACCTCTTTTGCGGTTTGCATAATATTCTGATTTTGTTCTCTTTTGATATTTCTTTTTAAGACCAGCATCTTGTATTGATGATGAACAAATTGCGTAAGGATTTGCATTAGGATTTTTCTCTTTTACCTTTTTAACACAACGGTCCCATTTTGCTGTATGTTTTGATTTTGCATCTGGCATAATTATATAATTTATTTTATATTATATATTAATTAAAAAATTACAATTCGCCAAATTCTGGTTCTTCATTATTTAAACAAATAAGTCTATATTCACAACCTTCTATATTAAAATTATCATATATTAAATCTAAATATTCGTAAAAATCAACAGCACACATATTATAAAGCGTATTAAATAATTCATATTCATCATTATAACCTATTAATCCTATAGCTTCAAAAAATAAATTATTTGTTTCAGAATCAATTTCTTCCATAATGGCCCATATTGCATCTTCTTTTGTTTCATAATCTCCAATGATTTCATCATTTAATCTTACTTGCCAATTTAAATCATTTTGATATTCTTCATAATCATCTAAATATTCATCCCAATCATTTCTCATAATTTTTGAATTATTTTTATGGTATATATTAGATTTTAAACCCTATTTTCTTTTCTACTAAATCATCTTCTATTATTTGATTAGAACCTTCATAAATTTCAGCCAAAGTAACAGATTCATCAAAATTTTTATCCAAACCTAATTTCTGTGCTAATTTATTTGCATCTTTTTTACTAAGTTTGCCAAATTTATAACTTACTTGTAACCTACCAGCTCTTCTTAAAGCATTATCTATAAGTTTGGCATTTGTATTAAATGTTGCTATTATTTGAACATCCATATAATCATTCAACAAACCATCTGTCATATTTAAAATATTCGAAACAGCTTGTGTCCTATCATTTATTGTTGTTGCTAAAACATTTTCCGCATCTTCTAAAATCAAAATTGTATTTTTAAAACCAGCAATAAAAGATATAAATTCTGGATCTGCTATATTACTCATCATATATGACGGTATATAAATAATAGTCTTTTTTTCACTTAATAAACTTATAATTTTTCTGATATATGTTGTCTTACCTGTACCAGGATCACCATGAAATAAGAATAATCCATGACTTTTTGTTTCCAACCTATTTAATATTTCTTGATGTATAGGTAAAAACTTTTCACCATAATTCAAATTTAAATCAATCTCCATATCCTTTATATATGACGCTTTCAAAACAAAACCAAACTGATTTGTAGAGATTGTGAAAAATTGATTTTTAGTAGATGGTAAATATGAACAATCAATTAAATCTTTTACTATTGTATCTTCTAAATCTTTTGTACTTATTTGATCAGGATTATAATAAACTACCAAATTATATATCTTATTTGATTTATCTTCTTCCGTTACATATTCATGGTAATCAGAATCTTCCCAACCTCTTAATTCATCATTAAATACTAAATAAATATAACTTTCTGTTGAATACTTATCTGAATAATCGTTGAGAAAACATTTAATAACATATTTGTATTTTTTATGCCTTTTATTTTTTTCATTAATTTCAACCTCTATATGTGTTATAATATTTTTTTCATCTTTTATATCAAATTTTTTAGTTAAATATTCCCATACCGATTCTGAATATAATTCAGATTTTATATTATAACTATTTACAATTTTATTGTATTCAAGACATATTAATTCATATTCTTTATCATCTGAATCTACGTAATTATATACATTTTTGTAATTAAAAGAAAATACACTCATATTTATCCCCTTCCTTTATTTTTTACTATTATAATTTTATATATAATGTAAAATCAGTCCAAAGAATAGTGAAAACATTAAAGAATTATAACACTTTTATTTTTGAAAATGCTATTGAAATGCAAGAAATTTTCAATGATGCTGATATTTTAGAATCTATCGTAACAGATTCTGATGAACTATTAAATACAATAAAAGCAAAAGAAGTTGACCTATTTCAAGTTTTTGAACTAAATCCAGATAAGTTGAAATCAAATTTCACAATTCAAGAATTATATGATAATAAATACTTTAATAAAGCACTTGTAAAAAAAGGATTTAAAAAGAATGAATTAGAATCAACCGAAGAAACAGAAACTTTTTTGGATGATTCTATTGTTATTAAATTTTTCTCTATTTTCAAAAATAATGCTTCCGAATTAGAACAACCAGAATATATTATCTACCAAAGTAAGAAAAGAAACCAAAAAGATTGGGGTCAGGTTAAATGTTATAAAGTTAATGATAATATGAAAAATTTTTATGATAAATTAACTAATAAATCTATTGAAATTAAAAAAGGAGATAAAACATATATTTATGTTACAAGTAATTCAGGAAATGATTGGCAGTTACAAAAAAGTATGAAAAATCAACAAACAGATAGATTTAAGGAATATATGACTAATGATGATATTAAAGCAATTCTATTAGACGATGATGTATCAATAACAATATTGGCTTAAATAATAAAACCTCTCAAATCTGAGAGGTTTTTTTCTTAACATATCATATTCAATTATTTAAAGTTTGAAACATCGATAGAGTCAAACATATCTTCTTTCTCTGCGTATCGTACTTTGTAATATGCAATTACATCAACTTCGCTTGGTAAAGTTCTACCAGGCACAAAGTTTGTAAGCTCGTAGACGAAAAAAACAAGACAAACTTTAGAAAATATTGCAAGAACGCCAATTAAAGCAACTGCTGCAAAAGGAGCAAAAGCTACAATAAATACTTTTCTCTTAGAGATTTCTCTTTTAGTACTGATTAAACATTCAATATTCATATTTTCATGCATTTTAATGTTTATTTTATCAATACCTGAATTGACTAAAATCATGGCAATAATATGAGAAAATTCATGAATAAGAATTGATAAGTAACCATATAAGTTCCAAACACTCTTTAATATATCTTTTATTTTTTTCATAATACAAAGATACAGCAAAAAACCTAAAATAAAAAATCATACTTAAATAAAGTATGATTTTTTATCAATATATTATAATTATTTTTCATTTTTCATATACCTATCTATATCACGCTTTTTGATAGTTTCTCTCTTATCGTAATCTTTCTTACCACGAGCCAAACCAATATCAAATTTAACTAATCCTTTATCTGTCGTATATATTCTTAATGGTACTATTGTATATCCTTTCTCAGTAACCTTTTCAGAAAGTTTCTTCAGTTCTCTTTTAGTCATAAGCAACTTTCTTTCTCTCAATGGTTCATGATTATTATATGTTCCATTCTCATATTCAGCAATATGAAAATTTTTCAAATATAATTCTCCATTAACAAAATAACAATATGAATCATTGAAACTTATATTACCATTTCTAATAGATTTAATCTCAGTACCTTGTAACACCACTCCAGCAATATAATTATCAAGTATTTCAAATTTGAAATACGCTTTCTTATTCTTAATATTTATATTATTGTTATTCATTATTTTTAACTTGTTGTCTATATTTTGCTTTTATTAATATTTTTCTTCTTTTTACGGATTTTTTTTCATTGAACATTCTATCCTTTAATTGTTCCATTAACTTTGTTTTTCTGACTTTGTTTTTATATTTTTTCAAAGCCAATTCAAGTTCTTTTTCTACCTTTATTATTAACATATTATAATATTATTTTTTATCTTCTATTTAGTTATTTCATTTTCTTTGTCTTTCTAAGTCGTTCAAGTTCAATCTTTTCGACATA
This Ignavibacteria bacterium DNA region includes the following protein-coding sequences:
- the rpsU gene encoding 30S ribosomal protein S21 encodes the protein MLIIKVEKELELALKKYKNKVRKTKLMEQLKDRMFNEKKSVKRRKILIKAKYRQQVKNNE
- the smpB gene encoding SsrA-binding protein SmpB, which gives rise to MNNNNINIKNKKAYFKFEILDNYIAGVVLQGTEIKSIRNGNISFNDSYCYFVNGELYLKNFHIAEYENGTYNNHEPLRERKLLMTKRELKKLSEKVTEKGYTIVPLRIYTTDKGLVKFDIGLARGKKDYDKRETIKKRDIDRYMKNEK
- a CDS encoding AAA family ATPase; the encoded protein is MSVFSFNYKNVYNYVDSDDKEYELICLEYNKIVNSYNIKSELYSESVWEYLTKKFDIKDEKNIITHIEVEINEKNKRHKKYKYVIKCFLNDYSDKYSTESYIYLVFNDELRGWEDSDYHEYVTEEDKSNKIYNLVVYYNPDQISTKDLEDTIVKDLIDCSYLPSTKNQFFTISTNQFGFVLKASYIKDMEIDLNLNYGEKFLPIHQEILNRLETKSHGLFLFHGDPGTGKTTYIRKIISLLSEKKTIIYIPSYMMSNIADPEFISFIAGFKNTILILEDAENVLATTINDRTQAVSNILNMTDGLLNDYMDVQIIATFNTNAKLIDNALRRAGRLQVSYKFGKLSKKDANKLAQKLGLDKNFDESVTLAEIYEGSNQIIEDDLVEKKIGFKI